The Deltaproteobacteria bacterium genome window below encodes:
- a CDS encoding hydantoinase B/oxoprolinase family protein, whose translation MRNVKIAQIPQIDIDPVTLDIIESALKNYRYEMDAVLYRTAMSPVIREQHDEFPMICDPNGCMIVGQFGSYIREMMETFDRPIYQGDVILLNDPYLCGGAISHINDFLLLVPVFDGDELIGWCSMFGHQMDVGGPLPGSFPTNATSIFGEGLRIPPVKLFERGKLNEDVLNLILNNVRIPVMNRSDLMGIVAGCKTAEQRVTELCQRFGRDTYLAATQALLERTYRAMHTLIQRNISIEPQSFEDYVDDDGLGNGPFKMKLTIWREGDKAIFDWTGTDPQAVGPINFYLNEGMFKMFIGVYLIMVYDPQILFNDGFYDLIEARLPDGSLLHPKFPAPLGCRTHALARLFDVMSGCLGQKSPELTTAAGYGTSPHLLYSGTDKDDQFFFIMEISYGGIPGRPIGDGMDGHSWWPLFTNIPTEYLESYCPMRVDRYASVIDSGGAGLHRGGNGIDKWYTFLEPGEVAIHDDRWLTPPWGILGGKPGMRSKKILVRKDGSRTVLPSKCDQVRVEPGDQLIFQTAGGGGWGDPLQRPAGQVRTDVLRELVSSEKARRDYGVVLNPQTGAVDEAATQTLREKMAKERGPIKIFDFGPPLAELLAHCKEETGLEPPVPPKLPPHWATNGVKKEAA comes from the coding sequence ATGCGCAACGTGAAAATCGCCCAAATCCCACAGATCGACATTGATCCGGTTACGCTCGATATCATCGAGAGCGCCCTCAAGAACTATCGCTATGAAATGGACGCGGTGTTGTACCGGACGGCGATGTCGCCGGTGATTCGCGAGCAGCATGACGAGTTTCCCATGATCTGCGATCCCAACGGCTGCATGATCGTGGGCCAGTTCGGCTCGTACATTCGGGAAATGATGGAGACGTTCGACCGCCCCATCTATCAGGGCGATGTCATTCTGTTGAACGATCCCTACCTCTGCGGCGGCGCGATTTCTCACATCAACGACTTTCTGCTGCTGGTCCCGGTTTTCGATGGCGACGAACTGATTGGCTGGTGCTCCATGTTCGGCCATCAGATGGATGTCGGCGGCCCCCTCCCCGGCTCGTTTCCTACCAATGCCACCTCGATCTTCGGCGAAGGGCTGCGCATTCCGCCAGTCAAACTGTTCGAGCGCGGCAAACTCAACGAAGATGTTCTGAACCTCATTCTGAATAACGTGCGCATCCCGGTCATGAACCGTTCGGACTTGATGGGTATCGTCGCCGGCTGCAAGACGGCAGAGCAACGTGTGACTGAACTGTGTCAACGCTTTGGCCGCGATACTTACCTCGCCGCGACACAGGCATTGCTGGAGCGCACCTACCGTGCCATGCACACGCTGATTCAACGCAACATCTCCATAGAGCCGCAATCGTTCGAAGACTATGTCGATGACGACGGCTTGGGTAATGGTCCTTTCAAAATGAAGCTCACCATCTGGAGAGAAGGCGATAAAGCGATCTTCGACTGGACCGGGACCGACCCGCAGGCGGTGGGGCCGATCAATTTCTATCTCAATGAGGGCATGTTCAAGATGTTCATCGGCGTGTACCTCATCATGGTCTACGACCCGCAGATTCTGTTCAACGACGGATTTTACGACCTGATCGAAGCGCGCCTGCCGGACGGCTCGCTCCTCCATCCCAAGTTTCCGGCCCCGCTCGGATGTCGCACGCATGCTCTCGCCCGTCTCTTCGATGTGATGAGTGGGTGCCTGGGTCAGAAGAGCCCAGAACTGACTACCGCTGCCGGATACGGCACCAGCCCACATCTGCTCTACAGCGGCACAGACAAGGACGACCAATTCTTCTTCATCATGGAAATCAGCTACGGCGGTATTCCCGGCCGACCCATCGGCGACGGCATGGATGGGCATTCGTGGTGGCCGCTGTTCACCAACATCCCCACCGAGTACCTGGAAAGCTACTGCCCAATGCGAGTGGACCGTTATGCGTCCGTTATAGACTCGGGTGGTGCCGGCTTGCATCGCGGCGGTAACGGTATCGACAAGTGGTACACGTTCTTGGAGCCGGGGGAAGTCGCCATTCATGACGACCGCTGGCTGACGCCGCCATGGGGCATTCTCGGCGGCAAGCCGGGGATGCGTTCGAAGAAGATCTTGGTCCGCAAGGATGGCAGTCGCACCGTCCTCCCGTCCAAATGCGACCAAGTCAGGGTCGAACCCGGCGATCAACTCATCTTCCAAACCGCAGGTGGCGGTGGCTGGGGCGACCCGCTCCAACGTCCGGCTGGGCAGGTGCGTACCGACGTCCTTCGTGAACTGGTCTCGTCCGAGAAGGCACGGCGCGATTACGGTGTGGTGCTCAACCCACAGACAGGCGCGGTAGATGAGGCCGCCACTCAGACCTTGCGAGAGAAAATGGCCAAGGAACGTGGTCCTATCAAAATCTTCGATTTTGGGCCGCCACTGGCAGAACTCCTTGCCCATTGTAAAGAAGAGACCGGCCTAGAGCCGCCGGTGCCGCCAAAGCTGCCGCCGCATTGGGCGACGAATGGCGTGAAGAAGGAGGCCGCTTAA
- a CDS encoding DUF5615 family PIN-like protein produces the protein MARLYADENFPHPVVLELRRLGHNVLTIQEAGKSGQKIPDETVLADATKEGRSVLTHNRQDFIHLHNIHPEHTGIIGCTADLDFDGLAKRIDTAIQSHEALVG, from the coding sequence GTGGCGCGGCTCTACGCGGATGAGAATTTCCCGCACCCTGTCGTTCTAGAGCTTCGCCGCCTAGGGCATAATGTGTTGACGATCCAGGAAGCTGGGAAGTCCGGGCAAAAAATTCCGGATGAAACTGTGCTGGCGGATGCGACCAAAGAAGGGCGATCCGTCTTGACGCACAATCGTCAAGACTTTATCCATCTTCACAACATCCATCCGGAGCATACAGGGATTATTGGGTGCACGGCTGACTTGGATTTCGATGGCCTTGCCAAACGGATAGACACCGCTATTCAGTCGCACGAGGCGCTTGTAGGGTAA
- a CDS encoding DUF433 domain-containing protein produces the protein MNALQEVEKLLSTMTREEKVQLLQRVTRDLGDALPGIESTPGVCGGAPCLVRTRIPVWILEQYRRQGATEADLLRAYPTLRAEDLVNAWAYVRAHHDEIDQQIRENEAA, from the coding sequence ATGAACGCCTTGCAAGAAGTCGAGAAATTACTCTCCACCATGACTCGCGAGGAAAAGGTGCAATTGCTCCAACGGGTAACTCGCGATTTAGGCGATGCTCTTCCAGGCATTGAAAGCACCCCTGGAGTATGTGGAGGAGCCCCTTGCCTTGTCCGCACACGGATTCCCGTGTGGATATTGGAGCAATACAGAAGACAAGGGGCAACCGAAGCTGACCTACTCCGCGCCTATCCCACACTCCGCGCGGAAGATTTGGTCAATGCGTGGGCTTACGTCCGTGCGCATCACGATGAGATCGACCAGCAGATCCGTGAGAATGAGGCAGCATAA
- a CDS encoding hydantoinase/oxoprolinase family protein, with protein sequence MSFKLGVDVGGTFTDLLLFDETSGRQIRAKTPSTPADPAVGVLTGIEKVCRLAGISPGGISHIMHGTTVATNAVLEGKGAKVGLVTTQGFKQLLHLARSWTPGPLAGWIIMIKPDPPAALENTCEAKERIGANGDIVKPLDEDALRKDLRALAARGVEAITVALINSYANSVHEKHVKAIAQEMFPTIPVTASAEVLPEFREYERALTAVMNSYVRPKVALYMKNFAEQLAAHGLKAEVNILRSDAGLMTLRMAQERPVYGVMSGPAGGVAGALAIAVKAGFRDILTLDMGGTSTDVALCQDGSQMIARETTLGYFSIKVPSVDVRSIGAGGGSIAHVPEITTALRVGPQSAGADPGPACYGYGGTEATVTDANVVLGHLPPRLLGGEMTLDQEAAKAAVERIGHKLGLDVYRTAQGILDIVNENMHGALRLVSVQRGYDPRNFALVAFGGAGPLHANAVAKLIGSFPVIIPPAPGILCATGDVCCDFREEFARTVLRTLEKISAAEVSRIFQELGEEAAGWLEREGIAREQQQIFYHADMRYFRQGYELPIAVTLAELQEHGTGVLADKFHALHERLYRFRLDAACEIVNLRAVALGKGVALHLPEGEMDGPSPRHALSDEHRIYFDGQFLTTPIYNRAHLRPGNRMAGPAIVTEMDSTTVILPKCTGEVDRYFNILIRPGT encoded by the coding sequence ATGTCCTTCAAACTCGGCGTCGACGTTGGCGGCACCTTCACGGATCTCCTGCTATTCGACGAAACCAGCGGTCGTCAGATACGAGCCAAAACTCCTTCGACCCCGGCAGACCCAGCGGTGGGTGTCTTAACCGGCATCGAGAAAGTCTGCCGTCTAGCGGGAATCTCCCCCGGGGGAATCTCCCACATCATGCACGGCACCACCGTCGCCACCAACGCGGTCTTAGAAGGCAAAGGCGCGAAGGTCGGTCTCGTCACCACCCAGGGCTTCAAGCAGCTCCTCCATCTCGCACGCTCGTGGACTCCCGGTCCGCTGGCCGGCTGGATCATCATGATAAAGCCGGACCCGCCCGCCGCCCTCGAGAATACCTGCGAGGCCAAGGAACGGATCGGTGCCAATGGCGATATCGTCAAACCGCTGGATGAGGACGCTTTGCGGAAGGATCTCCGAGCGCTCGCCGCCCGTGGAGTCGAAGCCATCACTGTCGCTTTGATTAACTCCTACGCCAACTCTGTGCATGAGAAGCATGTCAAAGCCATTGCCCAGGAGATGTTCCCCACGATTCCAGTCACCGCATCGGCGGAGGTTTTACCCGAATTTCGCGAGTACGAACGCGCACTAACGGCGGTGATGAATTCCTACGTGCGTCCCAAAGTTGCGCTCTACATGAAGAACTTCGCCGAGCAGCTCGCCGCCCATGGCTTGAAGGCCGAGGTCAACATTCTCCGCTCCGACGCCGGGTTGATGACGTTACGCATGGCGCAAGAGCGCCCCGTTTACGGTGTAATGTCGGGACCGGCAGGCGGCGTCGCCGGCGCGCTCGCCATTGCCGTCAAAGCTGGATTCCGCGATATTCTCACGCTGGATATGGGCGGCACTTCGACCGATGTCGCCCTTTGCCAAGACGGCTCCCAGATGATCGCGCGCGAGACGACGCTCGGGTACTTCTCGATCAAAGTTCCTTCGGTCGACGTCCGCAGTATCGGCGCTGGCGGTGGCTCGATCGCTCACGTCCCGGAAATCACCACCGCTCTCCGCGTCGGCCCACAAAGCGCAGGGGCAGACCCAGGGCCGGCGTGCTATGGCTACGGCGGTACGGAAGCCACTGTCACGGACGCCAATGTCGTGCTGGGGCATCTCCCGCCTCGTTTACTTGGCGGCGAGATGACCCTGGACCAAGAAGCGGCAAAAGCAGCAGTCGAGCGCATCGGGCATAAACTCGGCCTCGATGTCTATCGCACGGCCCAGGGCATCCTCGACATCGTCAACGAGAATATGCACGGCGCCTTACGTCTGGTGTCGGTGCAACGCGGCTACGACCCCCGCAACTTCGCCTTGGTCGCGTTCGGCGGCGCGGGTCCGCTGCACGCCAATGCGGTAGCGAAGCTGATCGGGTCTTTTCCAGTCATCATTCCGCCGGCGCCTGGCATCCTGTGCGCCACCGGCGATGTGTGTTGCGATTTTCGCGAGGAGTTCGCGCGCACCGTGCTGCGCACCCTTGAGAAGATTTCTGCGGCTGAAGTCTCGCGTATTTTCCAAGAACTCGGCGAGGAAGCCGCTGGATGGCTGGAACGAGAAGGCATTGCCCGCGAGCAGCAGCAGATCTTCTACCATGCGGATATGCGCTACTTCCGCCAAGGCTACGAACTGCCGATTGCCGTCACGCTAGCGGAACTTCAGGAGCACGGCACTGGCGTGCTCGCAGACAAGTTCCACGCACTCCACGAACGCCTCTATCGCTTCCGCCTGGACGCGGCCTGCGAGATCGTCAACCTGCGCGCCGTCGCTTTGGGCAAAGGGGTCGCCCTGCACTTGCCCGAAGGCGAAATGGACGGACCTTCCCCACGTCATGCACTGAGCGACGAGCATCGCATCTACTTCGACGGTCAATTCCTAACCACGCCGATTTATAACCGTGCGCACTTGCGTCCGGGGAATCGCATGGCGGGGCCGGCGATCGTCACCGAGATGGACTCGACCACCGTGATCCTGCCGAAGTGTACTGGCGAGGTAGATCGATATTTTAATATCTTGATTCGACCGGGAACATAA
- a CDS encoding winged helix DNA-binding protein, with the protein MSALARTKQPKATLAAELQEFFYPIHYQIGMALEDALRGGMLTRKQSAILWMIRSAGEEGRSMRRKDIVRLMQSWFEVTNSAISKSLRGMARPPLVLVQISEDPRSAREKLITLTPKGEQFLAAMAERGENFLQDIVQHLPAEVARGGIEYFRQLIDAFDRSRAALPPQNGKKRRLPLL; encoded by the coding sequence ATGAGCGCCTTAGCACGCACGAAACAACCAAAAGCTACCCTTGCCGCCGAGCTGCAGGAATTCTTCTACCCCATTCACTACCAGATCGGCATGGCGCTCGAAGATGCGCTGCGCGGCGGCATGCTGACCCGCAAGCAATCCGCCATTTTGTGGATGATCCGTTCCGCCGGCGAAGAAGGCCGCTCCATGCGGCGCAAGGACATCGTGCGGCTAATGCAAAGCTGGTTCGAGGTCACTAATTCTGCGATCAGCAAATCGCTTCGCGGCATGGCGCGGCCCCCGTTGGTGCTCGTGCAGATTAGCGAGGATCCTCGTTCTGCGAGAGAAAAGCTTATTACTCTGACGCCCAAGGGCGAACAGTTTCTCGCGGCGATGGCGGAGCGAGGAGAAAATTTTCTCCAAGACATCGTCCAGCACTTACCTGCGGAAGTGGCGCGCGGCGGCATCGAATACTTCCGTCAGTTGATCGACGCCTTCGATCGTTCGCGCGCGGCGCTCCCTCCGCAGAACGGCAAGAAACGCCGACTCCCGCTACTCTAG
- a CDS encoding acyl-CoA dehydrogenase family protein produces MDFDYTPQEETFRQELRAWLTVNPLARYDPATFLHLDQDARFAIQLNWQKQLHRAGWVGIHWPKAYGGRGATVMEQTIYRQEMVRARLPEIANFMGTRIAGPTLIHWGTEEQKKRYIPTILNGEEIWCQGYSEPGAGSDIAALQTRAVEEGDDFVINGQKVWTSYAQYARFCLLLARTDPTAPKHKGISCFVVDMHTPGITVRPLRQINGDAEFNEVFFDNVRVPKANLIGDKNQGWQVAMTTLMFERVTFDVLSPVEAVIEQLVDVVKRAAADASVVDVDISVRQQVAKFYIELQAIKYSSLRQLTRQLRGEPPGPESSLVKLAASELNQRVVLFATALLGPASQVVSQSEQGIDGSYWMHSALSTHLYTIAGGTSEIQRNILGERVLGLSKG; encoded by the coding sequence GTGGATTTCGATTACACTCCGCAAGAAGAGACCTTTCGGCAAGAGCTGCGCGCCTGGCTGACGGTAAACCCGCTGGCTAGGTATGATCCCGCCACGTTTCTGCATCTAGATCAGGACGCGCGTTTCGCCATCCAGCTTAACTGGCAAAAGCAATTGCACCGCGCTGGATGGGTTGGCATCCATTGGCCGAAAGCCTACGGCGGTCGTGGCGCCACGGTGATGGAGCAGACGATTTATCGACAAGAGATGGTGCGCGCGCGCCTGCCAGAGATCGCTAACTTCATGGGCACGCGCATTGCCGGTCCTACCTTGATCCACTGGGGCACGGAAGAACAGAAAAAACGCTACATCCCCACCATTCTCAACGGCGAGGAGATCTGGTGTCAGGGCTACTCCGAACCTGGCGCTGGTTCCGATATCGCAGCGTTGCAAACCCGGGCGGTGGAAGAAGGCGACGACTTCGTCATCAATGGCCAGAAAGTGTGGACCTCGTATGCACAGTATGCCCGGTTCTGTCTTCTCCTGGCGCGAACCGACCCCACTGCGCCTAAGCACAAGGGAATTTCGTGCTTCGTGGTCGATATGCACACGCCGGGGATTACCGTGCGTCCGTTGCGGCAGATCAACGGCGATGCGGAGTTTAACGAAGTCTTTTTCGACAACGTGCGCGTACCCAAGGCGAACCTCATTGGCGACAAGAACCAAGGCTGGCAAGTGGCGATGACCACCCTGATGTTCGAGCGTGTCACGTTTGACGTGCTCTCGCCCGTCGAGGCGGTGATTGAGCAGTTGGTTGACGTGGTGAAACGAGCAGCGGCAGACGCATCGGTCGTGGACGTCGATATCTCGGTGCGGCAACAAGTAGCGAAATTCTATATCGAACTGCAAGCGATCAAATACAGCAGCTTACGTCAGCTCACTAGACAATTACGCGGCGAACCGCCGGGTCCGGAGAGTTCGCTGGTCAAACTGGCGGCCAGTGAATTGAACCAGCGGGTGGTCCTGTTTGCCACGGCACTGCTCGGCCCGGCGAGCCAAGTCGTGTCTCAGAGTGAGCAAGGGATTGACGGTAGCTATTGGATGCACAGCGCGCTGAGTACGCATCTCTACACCATCGCCGGTGGCACCTCGGAAATTCAACGCAACATTCTCGGCGAACGCGTGCTCGGTTTGTCCAAGGGATAG
- a CDS encoding LLM class flavin-dependent oxidoreductase: MKFMFFFYPALAATLEERKRLRPIARHTEPWQKMFAEVVELSRMAEDLGFDAVTFPEHHLHTEGAEMGSLPVLTQYVISQTSRIKVGPIGYVLPGWNPLRLALEIAWLDQLTKGRTFVGFARGYQARWLNPMAQKLHIGASAISTMQADIDARNREAFEEVYQILKLAWADKPFRFKGKHYEYPSPYETGTPWPAHQWTREYGAPGEVDDNGNVQMIEVVPKPYQKPHPPLFQAFSMSESTIRWAAREGLIPTLLAAEPTQVRYYAEAHVDEAKKHGRDLKLGENLGVFRSVYLADSHAEATQMGNAGLIGIGWQQCFHHFGFTEAFRFPEDDVKYPNKQPLPPSECTMERLEKAHFALVGTTSDIRREMDLLVETANPEWFIWQSDQGYLPLEQVKQMLKRFGKEILPHYV, from the coding sequence ATGAAATTCATGTTTTTCTTTTATCCAGCTTTGGCCGCCACCTTGGAAGAGCGCAAACGGCTGCGACCGATTGCCCGTCACACCGAGCCCTGGCAAAAGATGTTCGCCGAGGTCGTTGAACTCTCCCGTATGGCGGAGGACCTGGGCTTCGACGCAGTTACTTTTCCTGAACATCATCTGCATACTGAAGGCGCCGAAATGGGCAGCTTGCCCGTCTTGACGCAGTATGTGATTTCGCAAACCAGCCGTATTAAGGTCGGTCCTATCGGCTATGTGCTGCCGGGGTGGAACCCGCTCCGCCTAGCGCTGGAAATTGCCTGGCTGGATCAACTCACCAAAGGGCGCACGTTCGTCGGCTTCGCGCGCGGCTATCAAGCCCGCTGGCTTAACCCGATGGCGCAGAAGCTCCACATCGGGGCTAGCGCCATCTCCACTATGCAAGCCGACATCGATGCACGCAACCGCGAAGCCTTCGAAGAGGTCTATCAAATTCTTAAGCTGGCGTGGGCGGACAAGCCGTTTCGCTTCAAGGGCAAGCATTACGAGTATCCCAGCCCCTACGAAACCGGCACGCCGTGGCCGGCGCACCAATGGACCCGCGAATATGGCGCACCCGGTGAAGTGGACGACAACGGCAACGTGCAGATGATCGAAGTCGTGCCCAAGCCCTACCAGAAGCCGCACCCGCCGCTGTTCCAGGCGTTTTCCATGAGTGAGTCGACCATCCGCTGGGCAGCGCGTGAAGGGCTCATTCCCACCCTTCTGGCGGCCGAGCCTACGCAGGTGCGATACTATGCCGAGGCGCATGTGGATGAAGCCAAGAAACACGGTCGCGACTTAAAGCTGGGTGAAAATCTAGGTGTCTTTCGCTCGGTATATCTGGCGGACAGTCATGCCGAAGCCACACAGATGGGGAACGCTGGACTGATTGGGATAGGATGGCAACAGTGCTTCCATCATTTTGGTTTCACCGAGGCGTTCCGCTTTCCCGAGGATGACGTGAAGTACCCCAACAAACAGCCGCTGCCGCCCTCGGAATGCACCATGGAGCGCTTGGAAAAAGCGCATTTCGCTTTGGTTGGGACCACCAGCGATATTCGGCGCGAGATGGACCTGCTGGTCGAAACCGCCAATCCCGAATGGTTTATCTGGCAGTCCGACCAGGGCTACTTGCCGCTGGAGCAGGTCAAGCAGATGCTGAAACGGTTCGGCAAGGAAATCTTGCCGCACTATGTATAA